ACCAGTCTGGACACCGTGATGGAAGACAAGCATTTGAAGCCACAGTGCGGTCTTCAAATGTTTGTGAAGCTTGGTTCGCTAACGCGGTAACCATCTTCACAAATCCATAATCAGTAACGAAACCCGTTACTGATTATGCCATCACGGTGCGAGCTAAAGTCCAGCCCGTTTCCAGCCTCTTCGTTAATTTGCGTAGGTATTCTGACTAGTAATATGCCGTAATCCTTGTCGCTGCAAGTTTAGCGGTAATCAACAGTTCAACGCTTATCTAGCGGAGTGACTGAAAATCACATTGTGGCCATGCTTTACACCGAAATGGGACGAACTTGACACCATGTGTCAGGTTTGTCGCTGAGGGTAGATGAGCAGTCTTTTGGCTTTAGCCATTAGACTGCCAGCTATCCCGAATTGCCCAAGACCGCCCTTTGGCTTGGGCATGTGCTTCCATTTCGGTGCACAATGTGATTTTCAGTCACGCAGTGGCATCATACATCTGATCACATTTTATAAATTCCACGTCAGACGGAATAGGACCATTAATACAAAAGAGCTTTACCCCAATAATAAAGGTAAAGCTCCAATATCAAAATCAATTAATTAGTCACAACTTCTAGCAAACGTGCTTCCATTGCAATAGGTACCCCTTCAGTATCAACATCAACGACAAATGAACCATTTGAGTAGCGTTGTGAATTAGGGTGATCACCAGGAATAATATCGTGGGTTTTACCACGACTGGTAGTGACAGTTAACGCGTGTTGGAGTGAGTCTAACACGACAAAGTCCACAATTTCATGTGGTTCAGACTTTAATTCGCGCAAGATTTGGACACCACGGCGCGCCCGTGAAGTTGGGGCAATTTCCCCTACTTGCATGCGTTTGAAGGCACCACGTTGCGTAATTAGCCCGACATCAGCTTTGTCATCGGTAAGCGCTACATCTACCACGACATCGTCATCACGCAAGTCCATTGATTTTACCCCACTAGTTCGGGGGCCGTTCGTTGGCACTTCAGCTAAGTCATAACGCAAACCATAACCATTCTGTGACATCAAGAGGACGGCGCCACTAGCGGCCACCGGAACATAGGTCACGCTAACCACTTTGGCATCATCAGTCTTGAGTTTAGTGTAAACACTGGCGCGTTTTTTATAGCCGCGACCAGGTGTCAAATCGGTGTAAGCGGTTTGCTTGATGTAACCGTCAGAAGTGGCAACTAAGAATGTGCCCGCTTCTTCGAGCGTCTTAAAGACAAAGACATTGAGCATTTCTTCGTCTGCATCTAAGCCGTTAATCGTTTGCGAAACGTGTTCACCGATTTCCTTCCAGCGCACATCACTAACTTCGTGAATTGGTCGGTAAATCAAGTTCCCCTTATTTGTGAATATAAAGAGGTGTGACAACGTATTAACCTTATCAAGGAAGATTGGGTGGTCATCATCGCGCAAGCCATTATCGTCGGTGCCTGAGGCGTTAAATGAACGGATAGATGAACGCTTCACATAACCAGCTTTAGAAACCATCAAAATGACATCTTCATCGGCAACCATGACCGTTGTGTCAATTTTTAATTCTTCAACTTGGTCTTCGATAACTGTTCGGCGATCATCCCCAAAGTCTTTTGCCATTTGCTTCAGATCAGCACGTAAGACTTTGTGGAGTTCCTTTGGTTCCGCCAAGATTAGATTATATTGTTCAATGGCAGCGGCTAACTTAGCTGCTTCTTCTTGTAACGCAACCACGTCAGTATTCGTCAAACGGTACAATTGCAAAGTCACGATTGATTCAGCTTGTTCATCGCTAAAACCATATTCCGCCATAATGTTGTCTTTGGCGTTTTTACGGTTTTCACTAGCGCGAATTGTGGCAACAACTTGATCAAGAATCGA
This is a stretch of genomic DNA from Periweissella cryptocerci. It encodes these proteins:
- the parC gene encoding DNA topoisomerase IV subunit A, with product MADDNIQELALEDVMGDRFARYSKYIIQERALPDIRDGLKPVQRRILFAMNKDGNTYDKAFRKSAKSVGNIMGNFHPHGDSSIYEAMVRLSQDWKLRAPLIDMHGNNGSMDGDSAAAMRYTEARLSKIAGEMLRDLEKDTVDMVLNFDDTEYEPTVLPAHFPNLLVNGATGISAGYATDIPPHNLREVIDALVYLLAHPKAELEDLMEFVKGPDFPTGGILQGIDGIKKAYQTGKGRVILRSKTEIKPLKGGKQAIEVSEIPYEVNKAQLVKKMDEIRLNKDVAGISEVRDESDREGLSIVIELSKDANADGILAYLFKKTDLQVTYNFNMVAIHNQRPEHIGLKTALVAYLNFQKEVITKRTQFDLKKAKKRQHIVEGLIKMVSILDQVVATIRASENRKNAKDNIMAEYGFSDEQAESIVTLQLYRLTNTDVVALQEEAAKLAAAIEQYNLILAEPKELHKVLRADLKQMAKDFGDDRRTVIEDQVEELKIDTTVMVADEDVILMVSKAGYVKRSSIRSFNASGTDDNGLRDDDHPIFLDKVNTLSHLFIFTNKGNLIYRPIHEVSDVRWKEIGEHVSQTINGLDADEEMLNVFVFKTLEEAGTFLVATSDGYIKQTAYTDLTPGRGYKKRASVYTKLKTDDAKVVSVTYVPVAASGAVLLMSQNGYGLRYDLAEVPTNGPRTSGVKSMDLRDDDVVVDVALTDDKADVGLITQRGAFKRMQVGEIAPTSRARRGVQILRELKSEPHEIVDFVVLDSLQHALTVTTSRGKTHDIIPGDHPNSQRYSNGSFVVDVDTEGVPIAMEARLLEVVTN